The following are from one region of the Periophthalmus magnuspinnatus isolate fPerMag1 chromosome 5, fPerMag1.2.pri, whole genome shotgun sequence genome:
- the mrto4 gene encoding mRNA turnover protein 4 homolog, producing MPKSKRDKKISLTKTTKKGLELKQKLIEELRKCADTYRNLFIFSVANMRNNKLKDVRTAWKHSRFFFGKNKVMMVALGKRDTDEYKDNLHKVTKHLRGEVGVLFTNKTKEEVQEYFSHFKETDFARAGNQAQMDVTLDEGPLEQFNHSMEPQLRQLGLPTALKKGVVTLLKDHEVCKEGDVLTPEQARILKLFGIEMAEFKVQIKCMWNSETGEFESFGAEEESVIENEEDDEEEDEDDAV from the exons ATGCCGAAATCAAAGAGGGATAAGAAAA TTTCCTTAACAAAAACAACCAAGAAGGGTCTGGAGTTAAAACAGAAGCTAATAGAAGAG CTAAGAAAATGTGCAGACACATACAGAAACCTCTTCATATTTTCTGTTGCTAATATGAGGAATAACAAGTTAAAAGACGTGCGAACGGCATGGAAACACAGCAG ATTCTTCTTTGGCAAAAACAAAGTAATGATGGTTGCTCTGGGTAAAAGAGATACAGATGAATATAAAGATAATTTGCATAAG GTAACAAAGCATTTACGAGGAGAAGTGGGTGTACTGttcacaaataaaactaaagaagAAGTGCAGGA GTATTTCAGTCATTTCAAAGAGACAGATTTTGCTCGTGCAGGAAACCAGGCACAGATGGATGTAACTCTGGATGAGGGGCCTCTGGAACAGTTCAATCACTCAATGGAGCCACAGCTAAGACAACTGGGACTGCCCACTGCCCTCAAAAAAG GAGTTGTGACGCTACTGAAGGATCATGAAGTCTGTAAAGAGGGGGATGTACTAACTCCAGAGCAAGCTCGGATACTG aaACTGTTTGGCATTGAGATGGCTGAGTTTAAGGTGCAGATCAAATGTATGTGGAACTCTGAGACGGGTGAATTTGAGAGCTTCGGTGCAGAGGAAGAGTCTGTTATAGAGAATGAAGAGgacgatgaggaggaggatgaagatgatGCAGTGTGA